A single region of the Halorussus gelatinilyticus genome encodes:
- a CDS encoding molybdopterin-dependent oxidoreductase: protein MSLSRRDFIRGAGTGAVGALLTSGWGATQSVDPVTDVKNPLKSYPNRDWEQVYHDIYAYDGVDWTVCHPNCTQSCALNFYMKNGIPIRAEQVYHNEEPSVGPSGYEDANVSQNWNPRGCMKGLTLHRRTFEPSRIKYPMVRKGWSPDDPNPEGRGEDEFERVSWDEAVDLIAEKMASLDDNKRFHIFNAIKADGLITRHGAGRRLASIFGGCEWTEYDWYADLPPGHVITTGYQTSDSDASAWRKGDYTIIQGKNLIHNKLADNHWLQESREREGKMVGIYPDYSPTVQKCDRWLPIRPGSDPAIPLGFAHVIVRDELYDADFMRKFTSLPLLVRSDDDKYLRAHEVFSDREPPAEGDEHDWGDFVVLDRNGNPKAVTREQVGDEMPVTPKLEADTEVSLADGGSVSVRTDFARQKRNVMENYSPKQVEEITTVPADAIEKTAKEFAAAEKGQWFTGEGINHWFHGNSELQRSIFFVQSMLGNVGDAGKGYYNYSGQYKIELLDGYPHYVNPDGNSAHGMYPGYAFAFFGGEQLDPHEIRGDFDREMDLVPQGDADEPVMPKGAKSYTMSKPTILWTMNCNLLNQTKHQEHVVNNFTKHPDTSNELFVVSDMHMTYSAQHADIVLPCPSWLECDYPDITVGPENPFITMDSGVMDPIYDTKQDGEVLAMVAEKLDEKIPPEERNVDSYRSYFSEFLDDDGDVRKYIQETLDAGITTQDIDVKDLEDGPERLSLKTYPRIPFYSQIHDDRPFYTKTGRMEFHKEEDRFIDLGRDDLDHIESVEGTPYGVNQKWPEAGEEENPLYHDEGYQFYYNTPHSKYRTHSSWGMTDWNLIWASRDFGSTSADPEGTERLIDDFSFPEAEGETSDAPPLGEAFVEIHPSDAEQIGVENGDYVRIKGKRGGTVVRAMLSERQRPGKAGDMGQLTLWHGWWPQHFPDDEEKGDDEVKGFNTTTNIWLDPGQETDELVHKAVFGDPNVSEKVGEDIAWHGAELEHGYEETVWAPTGVNRDDLVTVEKYQEADWWPGDARKDELVSDYIGGSLQSKGGGSGTTTGGSGTTSSTTTRGDD from the coding sequence GTGAGCCTCTCGCGGCGCGACTTCATCCGCGGTGCCGGGACGGGAGCCGTCGGCGCGCTCCTGACCAGCGGTTGGGGCGCGACCCAGAGCGTCGACCCCGTGACCGACGTGAAGAACCCGCTGAAGTCGTATCCGAATCGGGACTGGGAGCAGGTCTATCACGACATCTACGCCTACGACGGGGTGGACTGGACGGTCTGTCACCCCAACTGCACCCAGTCGTGCGCCCTGAACTTCTACATGAAGAACGGGATTCCGATTCGGGCCGAACAGGTGTACCACAACGAGGAACCGAGCGTCGGTCCCTCCGGCTACGAGGACGCGAACGTCAGCCAGAACTGGAACCCCCGCGGGTGCATGAAGGGGCTGACGCTCCACCGCCGGACGTTCGAGCCGAGTCGCATCAAGTACCCGATGGTCCGGAAGGGCTGGTCGCCCGACGACCCGAACCCCGAAGGTCGAGGGGAAGACGAGTTCGAGCGCGTCTCGTGGGACGAGGCGGTGGACCTCATCGCCGAGAAGATGGCGAGTCTGGACGACAACAAGCGGTTCCACATCTTCAACGCCATCAAGGCCGACGGTCTCATCACCCGCCACGGCGCGGGCCGACGCCTCGCCTCCATCTTCGGCGGCTGCGAGTGGACCGAGTACGACTGGTACGCCGACCTGCCGCCGGGCCACGTCATCACGACGGGCTACCAGACCAGCGACTCGGACGCCAGCGCGTGGCGGAAGGGCGACTACACCATCATCCAGGGCAAGAACCTCATCCACAACAAGCTCGCGGACAACCACTGGTTGCAGGAGTCCCGCGAGCGCGAGGGCAAGATGGTCGGCATCTACCCCGACTACTCGCCGACCGTCCAGAAGTGCGACCGGTGGCTCCCCATCCGGCCCGGTTCCGACCCGGCGATTCCGCTCGGGTTCGCCCACGTCATCGTCCGGGACGAGCTGTACGACGCCGACTTCATGCGGAAGTTCACCAGCCTCCCACTGCTGGTGCGCTCGGACGACGACAAGTACCTCCGCGCCCACGAGGTATTCTCCGACCGCGAACCGCCCGCCGAGGGCGACGAACACGACTGGGGCGACTTCGTGGTGTTGGACCGGAACGGGAACCCGAAAGCTGTCACCCGCGAGCAGGTCGGCGACGAGATGCCCGTCACGCCCAAGCTGGAGGCCGACACCGAAGTCTCGCTGGCCGACGGCGGGTCGGTCTCGGTCCGGACCGACTTCGCGCGCCAGAAGCGGAACGTGATGGAGAACTACTCGCCCAAGCAGGTCGAGGAGATAACCACGGTTCCGGCCGACGCCATCGAGAAGACCGCCAAGGAGTTCGCGGCTGCCGAGAAGGGTCAGTGGTTCACCGGCGAGGGCATCAACCACTGGTTCCACGGCAACTCGGAGCTCCAGCGCTCCATCTTCTTCGTCCAGTCGATGCTGGGCAACGTCGGCGACGCCGGGAAGGGCTACTACAACTACTCGGGCCAGTACAAAATCGAGTTGCTCGACGGCTACCCCCACTACGTCAACCCCGACGGCAACTCGGCCCACGGGATGTATCCGGGGTACGCCTTCGCGTTCTTCGGCGGCGAGCAGTTGGATCCCCACGAGATTCGGGGCGACTTCGACCGGGAGATGGACCTCGTGCCCCAAGGCGACGCCGACGAGCCGGTGATGCCGAAGGGCGCGAAGTCGTACACGATGTCCAAGCCCACGATTCTGTGGACGATGAACTGCAACCTCCTGAACCAGACCAAACATCAGGAGCACGTCGTCAACAACTTCACGAAGCACCCGGACACGAGCAACGAACTGTTCGTCGTCTCGGACATGCACATGACGTACTCGGCCCAGCACGCCGACATCGTGCTTCCCTGTCCGTCGTGGCTCGAATGCGACTACCCCGACATCACGGTCGGCCCGGAGAACCCCTTCATCACGATGGACTCCGGGGTGATGGACCCCATCTACGACACGAAGCAGGACGGCGAGGTGCTGGCGATGGTCGCCGAGAAGTTGGACGAGAAGATTCCGCCCGAGGAGCGCAACGTCGATTCGTACCGGTCGTACTTCTCGGAGTTCCTCGACGACGACGGCGACGTGCGCAAGTACATCCAAGAGACGCTCGACGCGGGCATCACGACTCAGGACATCGACGTGAAGGACCTCGAAGACGGTCCCGAGCGCCTGAGCCTCAAGACGTACCCGCGCATCCCGTTCTACTCCCAGATTCACGACGACCGGCCGTTCTACACCAAGACCGGCCGGATGGAGTTCCACAAGGAGGAAGACCGGTTCATCGACCTCGGGCGCGACGACTTGGACCACATCGAGAGCGTCGAGGGGACGCCCTACGGCGTAAACCAGAAGTGGCCCGAGGCGGGCGAGGAGGAGAACCCCCTCTACCACGACGAGGGCTACCAGTTCTACTACAACACGCCCCACAGCAAGTACCGGACTCACTCCTCGTGGGGGATGACCGACTGGAACCTCATCTGGGCGTCGCGGGACTTCGGTTCGACCAGCGCCGACCCGGAGGGCACCGAGCGACTGATTGACGACTTCTCGTTCCCCGAGGCCGAGGGCGAGACCAGCGACGCGCCGCCGCTCGGCGAGGCGTTCGTCGAGATACACCCGAGCGACGCCGAGCAGATCGGCGTGGAGAACGGCGACTACGTGCGAATCAAGGGCAAGCGCGGGGGCACCGTCGTCCGCGCGATGTTGAGCGAGCGCCAGCGCCCCGGCAAGGCGGGCGACATGGGCCAGCTCACCCTCTGGCACGGCTGGTGGCCCCAGCACTTCCCCGACGACGAGGAGAAGGGCGACGACGAGGTGAAGGGGTTCAACACGACGACGAACATCTGGCTCGACCCCGGCCAGGAGACCGACGAACTCGTCCACAAGGCGGTGTTCGGCGACCCGAACGTCTCCGAGAAGGTGGGCGAGGACATCGCGTGGCACGGCGCGGAACTCGAACACGGCTACGAGGAGACCGTCTGGGCACCGACCGGGGTGAACCGCGACGACCTCGTGACCGTCGAGAAGTACCAAGAGGCCGACTGGTGGCCCGGCGACGCTCGGAAGGACGAACTCGTCTCCGACTACATCGGCGGGTCGCTCCAGTCGAAGGGCGGCGGTAGCGGGACGACGACGGGCGGCAGTGGGACGACCAGTAGCACGACGACGCGAGGTGACGACTGA
- a CDS encoding 4Fe-4S dicluster domain-containing protein — MPEVYNPQLGRKQSYPYEHRQEERDWHWGMVINTNRCINCNTCSFACKSTWTSGKGEEYMWWMNVETEPYGGYPMGWDMRLLDDLGPEETIFEAAEQGEKVKGYVAQKEEWEYPALGDDSVHGEYPEDEVVESDPEKGKYHDIWQFYLPRLCNHCKNPACLAACPRKAIYKRSEDGIVLLDQERCRGYRKCVKACPYHKPMYNPETGVSEKPVGCFPRIEEGNVPRCVSSCIGKTRLHGNINRGPNSGHPNGKKSAAKGRSPVNYLAQSDEKVALPLYPQFGTRPQVFYMPPYHVPPEFLTQMFTPNTDQKRNDWPGSTYEESVKIIQKRVRNPSHHLLGVLQLFGATTRLIETYTVKENKVKGWDRKGNKVVDMPIEEDLEVREGEKWTNQP; from the coding sequence ATGCCAGAAGTGTACAATCCGCAACTCGGCCGGAAGCAGAGCTACCCCTACGAGCATCGCCAGGAGGAGCGCGACTGGCACTGGGGGATGGTCATCAACACGAACCGGTGTATCAACTGCAACACCTGCTCGTTCGCCTGCAAGTCCACGTGGACCAGCGGGAAGGGCGAGGAGTACATGTGGTGGATGAACGTCGAGACCGAACCCTACGGGGGTTACCCGATGGGGTGGGACATGCGCCTGCTCGACGACTTGGGTCCCGAGGAGACCATCTTCGAGGCCGCCGAGCAGGGCGAGAAGGTCAAGGGGTACGTCGCCCAGAAGGAGGAGTGGGAGTATCCCGCCTTGGGCGACGACTCGGTTCACGGCGAGTACCCCGAGGACGAGGTGGTCGAGTCCGACCCCGAGAAGGGCAAGTATCACGACATCTGGCAGTTCTACCTGCCGCGCCTCTGCAACCACTGCAAGAACCCGGCCTGCCTCGCGGCCTGTCCCCGGAAGGCCATCTACAAGCGCTCGGAGGACGGCATCGTCCTGCTCGACCAGGAGCGGTGCCGGGGCTACCGCAAGTGCGTGAAGGCGTGTCCGTACCACAAGCCGATGTACAACCCCGAGACCGGGGTTTCGGAGAAGCCGGTCGGCTGTTTCCCCCGCATCGAGGAGGGCAACGTCCCGCGGTGCGTGAGCAGTTGCATCGGGAAGACCCGACTCCACGGCAACATCAACCGGGGTCCGAACTCCGGCCATCCGAACGGCAAGAAGTCGGCGGCGAAGGGCCGGAGTCCCGTCAACTACCTCGCCCAGTCCGACGAGAAGGTCGCGCTCCCGCTCTACCCGCAGTTCGGGACGCGCCCGCAGGTGTTCTACATGCCGCCGTACCACGTCCCGCCGGAGTTCCTGACCCAGATGTTCACGCCGAACACCGACCAGAAGCGCAACGACTGGCCGGGTAGCACCTACGAGGAGTCGGTCAAGATCATCCAGAAGCGCGTCCGGAACCCGAGCCACCACCTGCTCGGGGTCCTCCAGTTGTTCGGCGCGACGACCCGGCTCATCGAGACGTACACCGTCAAGGAGAACAAGGTGAAGGGCTGGGACCGGAAGGGGAACAAAGTCGTGGACATGCCCATCGAGGAGGACCTCGAAGTCCGCGAGGGCGAGAAGTGGACCAACCAACCGTGA
- a CDS encoding TorD/DmsD family molecular chaperone, whose product MDDTPHSDATADGREVPPAERHAARSALYSAAAGVFCYPDDDLVADLTHEGTAEGLREAGRKLDLEAEVETLVGALGETTRDDLESAYNDLFGLPGADGSYPVVPYEAEYTVGDEVGRQQRRIATVVGLLEAFGVEPADRFDERQDHVVVELELVQVLAARRAVAREEGDDDTAANLERAEAMVLEEHLGDFVPAFAHEVRESTPDPSEVLGADEDDADRREAAAAVYRAAADLAESVVTRDVATHPEPDVDFDAASEVKSRA is encoded by the coding sequence ATGGACGACACACCACACAGCGACGCGACCGCAGACGGCCGGGAGGTACCCCCTGCAGAGCGCCACGCGGCCCGCTCGGCGCTCTACAGCGCCGCGGCCGGGGTCTTCTGCTACCCCGACGACGACCTCGTCGCGGACCTGACCCACGAGGGGACCGCCGAGGGACTGCGCGAGGCCGGGCGGAAACTCGACCTCGAAGCGGAGGTCGAGACCCTCGTCGGCGCGCTCGGCGAGACGACCCGCGACGACCTCGAATCGGCGTACAACGACCTGTTCGGCCTGCCGGGTGCCGACGGGAGCTACCCCGTGGTCCCCTACGAAGCCGAGTACACGGTCGGCGACGAGGTGGGCCGCCAACAGCGCCGCATCGCGACCGTCGTGGGACTCCTCGAAGCGTTCGGCGTCGAACCCGCCGACCGGTTCGACGAGCGCCAAGACCACGTCGTCGTGGAACTCGAACTGGTGCAGGTGCTGGCGGCGCGGCGAGCGGTCGCCCGCGAGGAGGGCGACGACGACACCGCGGCCAACCTCGAACGCGCCGAGGCGATGGTACTCGAGGAACACCTCGGGGACTTCGTGCCCGCGTTCGCCCACGAGGTCCGTGAGTCCACGCCCGACCCGAGCGAGGTCCTCGGAGCCGACGAAGACGACGCCGACCGGCGCGAGGCGGCCGCCGCGGTCTACCGCGCGGCCGCCGACCTCGCGGAGAGCGTCGTCACCCGCGACGTGGCGACCCACCCCGAACCCGACGTGGACTTCGACGCCGCCTCGGAGGTGAAGAGCCGTGCTTGA
- a CDS encoding ethylbenzene dehydrogenase-related protein translates to MLDEDAARRATIVTVVVVVALVAAQSAVTAAVTGGSQPAMAVESVPSDPAAATWQDAPTRTVSLSKQQMAPPFGGGSTDEVDVQTVHNETHTAFRLTWQDPTRDANIRAPENYSDAAAVMLRTGDKPPITMGAAGKPVDIWYWRASWQFENRSAFGQMYTYPHPNNETMPGRAAGNPLSKPQYEQFAQNYYAKGYGSLSHAPRQNVHATAEYEDGQWSVVFTRKHDTKGEFDASFSGSEPVYLAFAVWNGSADEVNGQKSITLQFTKLDTQKWAMSDASTGGSDSGSGQSAGGSSGTSSGQSSGPWIVHSVSNWVVGLVATTLLTWTVVYWRSRE, encoded by the coding sequence GTGCTTGACGAGGACGCCGCGCGGCGCGCGACGATAGTCACCGTGGTCGTCGTGGTCGCGCTCGTCGCCGCCCAGTCCGCGGTCACGGCCGCGGTCACGGGCGGGAGCCAACCCGCGATGGCCGTCGAGTCGGTGCCGAGCGACCCCGCCGCCGCGACGTGGCAGGACGCGCCGACCCGGACCGTCTCGCTGTCGAAACAGCAGATGGCCCCGCCGTTCGGCGGCGGGAGTACCGACGAGGTGGACGTCCAGACGGTCCACAACGAGACCCACACCGCGTTCCGGTTGACGTGGCAGGACCCGACCCGCGACGCGAACATCCGCGCGCCGGAGAACTACAGCGACGCCGCCGCGGTGATGCTCCGGACCGGCGACAAGCCGCCCATCACGATGGGCGCGGCCGGGAAGCCCGTGGACATCTGGTACTGGCGCGCGAGCTGGCAGTTCGAGAACCGGTCGGCGTTCGGCCAGATGTACACCTACCCGCACCCGAACAACGAGACGATGCCGGGGCGGGCCGCCGGAAACCCGCTCTCGAAGCCCCAGTACGAGCAGTTCGCGCAGAACTACTACGCGAAGGGGTACGGCTCGCTGAGCCACGCGCCCCGCCAGAACGTCCACGCGACCGCCGAGTACGAGGACGGCCAGTGGTCGGTCGTCTTCACCCGGAAGCACGACACCAAAGGCGAGTTCGACGCGTCGTTCTCCGGGTCCGAGCCGGTGTATCTGGCGTTCGCAGTCTGGAACGGGAGCGCCGACGAGGTGAACGGCCAGAAGTCCATCACGCTCCAGTTCACCAAGCTCGACACCCAGAAGTGGGCGATGAGCGACGCCAGCACCGGCGGGAGCGACTCGGGGAGCGGCCAGTCGGCCGGCGGGTCGTCCGGGACGAGTTCCGGGCAGTCGAGCGGGCCGTGGATAGTTCACTCGGTGAGCAACTGGGTCGTCGGTCTCGTGGCGACGACCCTGCTGACGTGGACGGTCGTCTACTGGAGGTCCAGAGAATGA
- a CDS encoding HEAT repeat domain-containing protein, with protein MSNEYKNRSARARSPLRGSEATEEDGADGEGDDEASLRSLLDSPCEYERRDAALALVDEAESEGLDAETARALADRLAVDDSADVRQFAVEALGVAGPGTPADVETAVRGALDDGDEWVRAEAVVALSRVAPDADPIADALDDDSGWVRRNAVIALGKTERATFEDLTDRIKNDAHPAVREYAARYLGECAERDDSYEADAVRLLAAVLARDPEAFVRAKAAEALGGLATDRAEQALETHGITDRSDDVKRTAKRALASARGVDPDQLDVEIDDGPPGGGPQTPGETPGGPGPGGGPGGGPNSGPGSGPNGGTGRPGPGSGPEGGPSGGPGRRPPEPGETPGRSPEDANER; from the coding sequence ATGAGCAACGAGTACAAGAACCGGAGCGCCCGCGCTCGCTCGCCACTTCGCGGTAGCGAAGCGACCGAGGAGGACGGAGCGGACGGCGAGGGCGACGACGAGGCCTCGCTCCGGAGTCTGCTCGACTCGCCCTGCGAGTACGAGCGCCGGGACGCCGCGCTCGCGCTCGTGGACGAGGCCGAGTCGGAGGGCCTCGACGCGGAGACCGCGCGGGCGCTGGCGGACCGACTCGCCGTGGACGACAGCGCGGACGTGCGCCAGTTCGCGGTCGAGGCGCTCGGCGTCGCGGGTCCCGGTACGCCCGCGGACGTCGAGACCGCGGTCCGGGGCGCGCTCGACGACGGCGACGAGTGGGTCCGCGCGGAGGCCGTGGTCGCGCTCTCGCGGGTCGCACCCGACGCCGACCCCATCGCCGACGCGCTCGACGACGACAGCGGGTGGGTCCGCCGGAACGCGGTCATCGCGCTCGGCAAGACCGAGCGGGCGACCTTCGAGGACCTGACCGACCGCATCAAGAACGACGCCCATCCCGCGGTCCGGGAGTACGCCGCGCGCTACCTCGGCGAGTGCGCCGAGCGCGACGACTCGTACGAGGCGGACGCGGTCCGCCTGCTGGCGGCGGTGCTGGCCCGCGACCCCGAGGCGTTCGTCCGGGCGAAGGCCGCCGAGGCGCTCGGGGGGCTCGCCACCGACCGGGCCGAGCAGGCGCTCGAAACCCACGGCATCACCGACCGGAGCGACGACGTGAAGCGAACCGCCAAGCGCGCGCTGGCGTCGGCCCGCGGCGTGGACCCCGACCAACTGGACGTGGAGATAGACGACGGACCGCCCGGCGGCGGGCCGCAGACGCCCGGCGAGACGCCGGGCGGACCGGGGCCGGGTGGCGGTCCCGGCGGTGGACCGAATAGCGGTCCCGGAAGCGGACCGAACGGCGGGACGGGCCGACCGGGACCCGGTAGCGGCCCCGAAGGAGGACCGAGCGGTGGCCCCGGACGACGGCCGCCCGAACCGGGAGAGACGCCCGGAAGAAGCCCCGAAGACGCGAACGAGAGGTGA
- a CDS encoding P-loop NTPase, which translates to MSDTETPDGEVSDEATPNEAIPDSEVSARVEDAIASVEDPDFGASVLDAGLVTDVAVADGAATITVDLAGADPEAAEDVTEAMRREAFEVPGVETVRVEGETPDSGGVRGGGAHGGGARGDAAGSGGAGSGAAGSHDHGGAHDAGAHGGGGGLALPEIDHVIAVGSAKGGVGKTTVATHLARALADEYDVGLFDADIHGPNVPEMVGVEGPVEATDDGRAAPADADGMQVMSVGLVADDAPLAWRGAMAHDALTELLEDTAWTDRDVLVVDLPPGTGDVVLTMLQEVPVAGSVLVTTPFPTSLSDTGRSAALLEENGVPVVGAAVNMRGFTCENCGHDHDLYGGGESGPEEELGVEVLAELPFDRGLQNPGEPGEGERSDAERPDAATPDPVADLAQSVGEFVESDDSGPVSVPDSALDVRGLPPRIRHEQVGEEFAALAPGEEFYVVNDHDPSPLAQMLAGEFAEESADEAFETCEVHRRAPDEWVLELQRAV; encoded by the coding sequence ATGAGCGACACCGAGACGCCGGACGGCGAGGTTTCGGACGAAGCGACTCCGAACGAGGCGATTCCGGACAGCGAGGTTTCGGCGCGGGTCGAGGACGCGATAGCGAGCGTCGAGGACCCCGACTTCGGCGCGAGCGTGCTGGACGCCGGACTCGTGACCGACGTGGCCGTCGCCGACGGCGCGGCGACGATTACGGTGGACCTCGCGGGCGCGGACCCCGAGGCCGCCGAGGACGTGACCGAGGCGATGCGACGCGAGGCGTTCGAGGTGCCGGGCGTCGAGACGGTTCGAGTCGAGGGCGAGACGCCCGACTCCGGCGGGGTGCGCGGTGGCGGAGCGCATGGTGGCGGCGCACGCGGCGACGCGGCGGGGTCCGGTGGAGCAGGGTCCGGCGCGGCGGGGTCGCACGACCACGGCGGCGCACACGACGCCGGCGCGCACGGTGGCGGTGGCGGCCTCGCGCTCCCCGAAATCGACCACGTAATCGCGGTCGGGAGCGCGAAAGGCGGCGTCGGCAAGACCACCGTGGCGACCCACCTCGCTCGCGCGCTGGCCGACGAGTACGACGTGGGGTTGTTCGACGCGGACATCCACGGCCCGAACGTGCCCGAGATGGTCGGCGTCGAGGGGCCGGTCGAGGCCACCGACGACGGGCGGGCCGCTCCCGCCGACGCGGACGGGATGCAGGTGATGAGCGTCGGCCTGGTAGCCGACGACGCGCCGCTGGCGTGGCGGGGCGCGATGGCCCACGACGCGCTGACCGAACTGCTCGAAGACACCGCGTGGACCGACCGGGACGTGCTGGTCGTGGACCTGCCGCCGGGGACCGGCGACGTGGTGTTGACGATGCTGCAGGAGGTGCCGGTCGCGGGGTCGGTGCTGGTGACGACGCCGTTCCCGACCAGCCTCTCCGACACGGGGCGGAGCGCCGCGCTGCTGGAGGAGAACGGCGTCCCGGTCGTCGGCGCGGCGGTGAACATGCGCGGGTTCACCTGCGAGAACTGCGGGCACGACCACGACCTCTACGGCGGCGGCGAGAGCGGTCCCGAGGAGGAACTCGGCGTGGAGGTGCTGGCCGAACTTCCCTTCGACCGCGGGTTGCAGAACCCCGGCGAACCCGGCGAGGGCGAGCGTTCGGACGCCGAGCGACCCGACGCCGCGACTCCCGACCCCGTCGCCGACCTCGCGCAGTCGGTCGGCGAGTTCGTGGAGAGCGACGACTCCGGGCCGGTCTCGGTGCCCGACTCGGCGCTCGACGTGCGGGGACTCCCGCCGCGCATCCGCCACGAGCAAGTCGGCGAGGAGTTCGCGGCGTTGGCCCCCGGCGAGGAGTTCTACGTCGTGAACGACCACGACCCATCGCCGCTGGCCCAGATGCTCGCCGGGGAGTTCGCCGAGGAGTCGGCCGACGAGGCGTTCGAGACCTGCGAGGTCCACCGCCGCGCGCCGGACGAGTGGGTGCTGGAACTCCAGCGAGCGGTCTGA
- a CDS encoding metal-dependent hydrolase — MVDVAGHLGMALVWLAPAWFVIDRRKTAATFVAVGFWFGMLPDVDLVLSNWFPTVKHHGVFHTVLVVSILAAILGPLVGWILKEALDDSDWFSDAAERNALSLGFVMVWVAGLSHIFADMLSAPDIAEAIEPFWPLYQQSIGIDLVWYNATWFNWGLLALGVLLNVALYYWQKPSVGRGASTAS; from the coding sequence ATGGTAGACGTAGCCGGCCACCTCGGTATGGCGCTCGTATGGCTCGCACCGGCGTGGTTCGTCATCGACCGGCGCAAGACCGCCGCGACGTTCGTCGCGGTCGGCTTCTGGTTCGGGATGTTGCCGGACGTGGACCTCGTCCTCTCGAACTGGTTCCCGACCGTCAAGCACCACGGCGTCTTCCACACCGTACTGGTCGTGAGCATCCTCGCCGCGATACTCGGCCCGCTCGTCGGCTGGATACTGAAGGAAGCACTGGACGACTCCGACTGGTTCTCGGACGCGGCCGAGCGTAACGCGCTCTCGCTCGGATTCGTGATGGTCTGGGTCGCGGGCCTCTCGCACATCTTCGCGGACATGCTCTCGGCCCCGGACATCGCCGAGGCCATCGAACCGTTCTGGCCCCTCTACCAGCAGTCCATCGGCATCGACCTCGTCTGGTACAACGCCACGTGGTTCAACTGGGGCCTGCTCGCGCTCGGCGTCCTGCTCAACGTGGCCCTCTACTACTGGCAGAAACCCAGCGTGGGTCGCGGCGCTTCGACGGCCTCGTAG
- a CDS encoding carboxylate--amine ligase, which produces MPPVDDDGPSVLIPTGVAPYSYPCLRSLSRRGVRTVAASERDHVPVFSSRFCDETARLPSPDDDLLAYKDALLDLAAREDVRAVIPIREYDAYLLSRYRDEFAERAAVEVPSIETLERVHDRVKLAEAAETAGAPVPETRPLDAVEDWSGDHIVKSRYNLLADRYVDTHAPDECEEVNHVTHARPDEEPDREELVAEMNHVPIVQEFVPSSDEYMFAALYDEGDPVATFQHRQIRGNSYTGGGGVYRESMYDPELERVARDLLGELDWHGLACIEYMEHAETGEYYLTEINPRMWQSLPSTVRAGADFPLYYWLQSRDRTDEIDPDFELGVGSHLLYGELGYLASVLSDESPYVERPGLGETALEIGESMVRQPRFDFLRLDDPRPFVSGVLQTLSKSD; this is translated from the coding sequence ATGCCCCCGGTAGACGACGACGGCCCGTCGGTCCTGATTCCGACGGGCGTCGCGCCATACAGTTACCCCTGCCTGCGGTCGCTGAGTCGGCGAGGCGTCCGCACCGTCGCGGCCTCGGAGCGCGACCACGTGCCGGTGTTCTCCTCGCGGTTCTGCGACGAGACGGCGCGACTCCCCTCGCCCGACGACGACCTGCTGGCGTACAAAGACGCGCTACTCGACCTCGCGGCGCGCGAGGACGTGCGGGCCGTGATTCCGATTCGGGAGTACGACGCATACCTGCTGTCGCGCTATCGCGACGAGTTCGCCGAACGCGCGGCGGTCGAGGTGCCGAGCATCGAAACGCTAGAGCGAGTCCACGACCGCGTGAAACTCGCCGAGGCCGCCGAGACCGCGGGCGCGCCGGTGCCCGAGACCCGGCCGCTCGACGCCGTCGAGGACTGGTCGGGCGACCACATCGTCAAGTCGCGGTACAACCTGCTGGCCGACCGGTACGTCGATACCCACGCGCCCGACGAGTGCGAGGAAGTCAACCACGTCACGCACGCCCGACCCGACGAGGAACCCGACCGCGAGGAGTTGGTCGCGGAGATGAACCACGTCCCCATCGTCCAGGAGTTCGTGCCGTCGAGCGACGAGTACATGTTCGCGGCGCTGTACGACGAGGGCGACCCGGTCGCCACGTTCCAGCACCGCCAGATTCGGGGCAACTCCTACACCGGCGGCGGCGGGGTGTACCGCGAGTCGATGTACGACCCGGAACTCGAACGGGTCGCCCGCGACCTGCTGGGCGAACTCGACTGGCACGGGCTGGCCTGCATCGAGTACATGGAACACGCCGAGACCGGCGAGTACTACCTCACCGAAATCAACCCCCGGATGTGGCAGTCGCTCCCCTCGACGGTGCGGGCGGGCGCGGACTTCCCGCTGTACTACTGGCTCCAGTCGCGCGACCGCACCGACGAAATCGACCCGGACTTCGAGCTGGGCGTCGGGAGCCACCTGCTGTACGGCGAACTCGGCTACCTCGCCAGCGTCCTCAGCGACGAGTCGCCGTACGTCGAGCGCCCCGGACTCGGCGAGACCGCGTTGGAAATCGGCGAGTCGATGGTCCGCCAACCTCGCTTCGACTTCCTGCGGCTGGACGACCCCCGGCCGTTCGTGAGCGGGGTCTTGCAGACGCTCTCGAAGAGCGACTGA